Proteins co-encoded in one Macadamia integrifolia cultivar HAES 741 unplaced genomic scaffold, SCU_Mint_v3 scaffold2510, whole genome shotgun sequence genomic window:
- the LOC122066639 gene encoding wax ester synthase/diacylglycerol acyltransferase 4-like: protein MEFKGERADGMEEVYDEPVSPTGQYFNSSVLSICILAALESDIPIDTSQTNFLLNTLFIPINPRFSSIMVKDEHGVKQWKKVDVKLEDHVHVPIFPDGLSPESYDDYLQEYLSKIAMERLPQSRPLWEIHLIKYPTSNAAGTIVFKLHHALGDGFSLMGALFSCLRRADNPSLPLTFPSSKQGKSSDSNRDSFFKKVTGFLSRFLYTTSDFAWSILKSSFVEDDRTPIRSGHEWVELRPINISTVTFSLDQIKQIKDKLGGTINDVITGIIFYGTRLYMQISGPQDSINAHSTALVLLNTRVINNYLSLKEMSKPDSKSPWGNQFGFLHVSIPDLSADVEMANPIDFVYKGREIIQRKRGSLAVYLTGRLLEMMRKLRGPETTAQYVHRTLKNSSMTISNMIGPMEQMSLADHPARGMYFMVVGVPQSLTITMVSYMGKLKVAVGVEKDFINEKLYISCLEKAFTRIFKAAVVSP, encoded by the exons ATGGAATTCAAGGGAGAGAGAGCTGATGGTATGGAAGAAGTTTATGATGAACCAGTGAGCCCAACTGGCCAGTACTTCAACAGTTCAGTGCTCTCCATCTGCATCCTTGCCGCTTTGGAGTCTGACATCCCCATCGATACCTCACAGACCAACTTTTTGCTCAACACTCTTTTCATCCCAATCAACCCTCGTTTCTCCTCTATCATG GTTAAAGACGAGCATGGTGTGAAACAATGGAAGAAGGTGGATGTGAAGCTGGAGGACCACGTTCATGTCCCTATCTTTCCAGATGGGTTATCACCGGAATCTTACGATGACTACTTACAAGAATATCTGTCCAAGATAGCCATGGAAAGGCTTCCACAAAGCAGACCCTTGTGGGAGATTCATTTGATCAAGTACCCAACAAGTAACGCAGCTGGGACTATAGTATTTAAGCTTCATCATGCACTGGGTGATGGCTTTTCACTCATGGGTGCCTTGTTTTCTTGCTTAAGAAGGGCTGATaacccttctcttcctttaACTTTTCCTTCATCAAAGCAGGGCAAGAGTTCTGATAGCAACAGAGACAGTTTCTTTAAGAAAGTGACTGGGTTTCTCTCAAGGTTCCTCTACACTACCTCTGACTTTGCCTGGAGCATTCTGAAGAGCAGTTTTGTTGAAGATGATCGGACACCAATCAGATCTGGCCATGAGTGGGTGGAGCTCCGGCCTATCAACATTTCAACTGTGACTTTCTCTCTGGaccagatcaaacaaatcaaggACAAGCTTGGTGGG ACTATTAATGATGTCATTACCGGGATAATATTCTACGGAACGCGGCTATACATGCAAATTTCGGGTCCTCAAGATTCTATCAATGCACATTCCACAGCATTGGTGCTGCTAAACACTAGGGTAATCAATAATTATCTATCACTTAAGGAGATGAGCAAACCAGATTCTAAGTCACCATGGGGGAACCAGTTCGGCTTCTTACATGTGTCGATTCCTGATTTGTCGGCGGATGTAGAAATGGCGAACCCTATTGATTTCGTCTACAAAGGACGAGAAATAATTCAGAGGAAGAGAGGGTCATTAGCAGTTTATCTCACTGGCAGACTATTAGAGATGATGAGGAAATTGAGAGGTCCTGAG acAACAGCTCAGTATGTCCATAGAACACTGAAGAACTCAAGCATGACAATCTCAAATATGATTGGGCCAATGGAACAAATGTCATTGGCTGATCATCCTGCTAGGGGTATGTACTTCATGGTGGTTGGAGTACCTCAG AGTCTTACTATAACAATGGTGAGTTACATGGGAAAACTAAAGGTGGCAGTTGGAGTAGAGAAAGACTTCATAAATGAAAAATTGTACATTTCTTGTTTGGAGAAGGCTTTCACAAGGATATTTAAAGCAGCTGTCGTCAGTCCTTGA